One genomic segment of Candidatus Neomarinimicrobiota bacterium includes these proteins:
- the floA gene encoding flotillin-like protein FloA (flotillin-like protein involved in membrane lipid rafts): MNSLVFILPIFLILFLLFIYVVPVGLWIQALVTIGWRQISLIKLVIMRVRRIPPRQVVHGIINLHRAGLRQISSENLETHVLAGGSLPRVVNAMIAANKANIPLDFATATAIDLAGRDVQEAVQTSVYPKVIDVPKTGAIRAVAKDGIQLKVRARVTVRTNIAQLVGGATEETVIARVGEGIVSAIGSAENYKAVLENPDTISRAVLDRSLDAGTAFAILSIDIADVDVDKNVGADLQTEQAEADLKVAQARAETRRAMAVAAEQEFVAKVEEMRAKVVEAEAEVPKAMAQAFREGNLGVMDYVNMRNVQADTEMRRSISEPGKRGTSAPGGPEEPETKE; encoded by the coding sequence GGATTGTGGATCCAGGCGCTGGTCACCATCGGCTGGCGGCAGATCTCATTGATCAAGCTGGTCATCATGCGCGTCCGCCGGATACCTCCACGCCAAGTAGTGCACGGGATCATTAACCTGCACAGGGCAGGTCTGCGGCAGATCAGCTCCGAGAACCTGGAGACGCACGTGCTTGCGGGCGGCTCGCTCCCGAGGGTGGTGAACGCCATGATCGCCGCCAACAAAGCCAACATTCCGCTGGATTTCGCCACGGCCACGGCCATTGATCTGGCGGGACGGGACGTACAGGAGGCCGTGCAGACCAGCGTCTATCCCAAGGTGATCGATGTCCCCAAAACGGGCGCGATTCGAGCAGTTGCCAAGGATGGCATTCAGCTGAAGGTCCGTGCGCGTGTTACGGTGCGTACCAATATTGCGCAGCTGGTGGGCGGGGCTACGGAGGAAACCGTGATTGCCCGGGTGGGGGAAGGTATCGTCAGTGCCATTGGCTCGGCAGAAAACTACAAAGCCGTGCTGGAAAACCCGGACACGATATCGCGGGCGGTACTGGATCGCAGTCTGGACGCGGGCACGGCCTTCGCCATCCTCTCGATTGACATTGCCGATGTGGACGTGGACAAGAATGTTGGCGCCGACCTGCAGACGGAACAGGCCGAGGCGGACCTGAAAGTTGCCCAGGCCAGGGCGGAAACACGGCGGGCCATGGCGGTAGCGGCCGAACAGGAGTTTGTGGCCAAGGTCGAGGAAATGCGGGCCAAAGTGGTGGAGGCAGAGGCCGAGGTGCCCAAGGCAATGGCACAAGCGTTCAGGGAAGGCAATTTGGGCGTGATGGACTATGTGAACATGCGGAATGTTCAGGCTGACACGGAGATGCGCCGGTCTATTTCCGAGCCCGGCAAGCGGGGCACGAGCGCTCCCGGCGGACCAGAGGAACCGGAAACCAAGGAGTAG